One Rickettsia prowazekii str. Breinl genomic region harbors:
- the recR gene encoding recombination mediator RecR produces the protein MNKTNDIDQLIYLFSKLPGLGIRSARRIVLYLLQDKDVRLKSLINHLIELDKKIVKCEICGNLDTKSICHICSSEYRDKSTIAIVETVAELCAMERSGNFKGLYHVLGHNLSAASRQNPRILRLPELLKRCFVENIKEVIIATNSTLEGQTTAYFIIEYLKEHPAKISRLASGIPIGGELDYLDEGTLSAAISLRQPCE, from the coding sequence ATGAATAAAACAAATGATATAGATCAATTAATCTATCTTTTTTCAAAATTACCTGGTCTTGGCATTAGATCAGCAAGGCGTATAGTACTTTATCTATTGCAAGATAAAGATGTAAGGCTAAAAAGCCTAATTAATCATCTTATAGAGCTCGATAAGAAAATAGTAAAATGCGAGATTTGTGGTAATTTGGATACAAAAAGTATTTGCCATATTTGTTCTTCTGAATATAGAGATAAATCGACTATCGCTATTGTTGAAACCGTAGCTGAATTATGTGCAATGGAGCGTAGTGGTAATTTTAAAGGTTTATATCATGTACTCGGTCATAATTTATCTGCAGCTAGTAGACAGAACCCTCGCATACTTCGTTTACCTGAATTACTTAAAAGATGTTTTGTAGAAAATATTAAAGAAGTTATTATTGCGACTAATTCTACTTTAGAAGGTCAGACTACTGCTTATTTTATTATAGAATATTTAAAAGAACATCCTGCTAAAATTTCTCGCCTTGCAAGCGGTATACCTATTGGAGGTGAACTTGACTATTTAGATGAAGGCACCTTATCTGCTGCTATTAGCCTACGTCAACCTTGTGAATAA
- a CDS encoding ribonuclease J — translation MSSFNIKNHKNDLLFVPLGGSNEIGMNLNLYHYKGKWLMIDCGSGFADDYLPGVDMIIADSSFIEKYKKDLVGLILTHAHEDHLGGVQYLWNSLKCPIYTTTFTANFLKIRLNEYDFAKNIKIHEVKPGSKINLEPFSLEMVPLTHSAPEMQAIMIRTDSGNILHTGDWKFDNDPILGKKVDEELLKSYGDEGVLALVCDSTNVFNKGSSGSEGDVRKSLIDIIAGCPQMVVVSTFASNLARLDTIMHAARLAGRKVVLTGRSLYRMIFAAQESGYFKDLAPLISERDVSRFRRKELLVIATGCQGESMAATAKLASNSHPSIKLAPQDTMIFSAKIIPGNEKKIFRLFNVFVKAGVEVMTERDHFVHVSGHPSIDELQKMYSLIRPNICIPVHGEPVHIHEHVKLAKKNGIEHAIEVENGSVVLLEPNNAKVISKVENGYLAVDGNYLLPVESPIFKIRRRMRESGIVVASVVINKKGLLSANPILSMPGLLDPKEDIALVNLIKNDIKELITIQKQRAKKVLSDEQVIESIKSTIRKTLKQEINKSPFIIVNLEKTLE, via the coding sequence ATGTCATCATTCAACATCAAAAATCATAAAAATGATCTGCTATTTGTACCGCTAGGAGGATCTAATGAAATAGGTATGAATCTTAATCTTTACCATTATAAAGGTAAATGGTTAATGATTGATTGTGGTAGTGGTTTTGCCGATGATTATCTACCAGGTGTTGATATGATAATTGCTGATAGTAGTTTTATAGAAAAATATAAAAAAGATTTAGTAGGACTGATTTTAACTCATGCGCATGAGGATCATTTAGGAGGTGTCCAATATTTATGGAATAGCCTTAAATGTCCTATTTATACTACTACTTTTACAGCAAATTTTTTGAAGATTCGTTTAAATGAATATGATTTTGCTAAAAATATAAAAATTCATGAAGTAAAACCAGGTAGTAAAATAAATCTAGAGCCATTTTCATTAGAGATGGTACCACTAACACATTCCGCTCCTGAAATGCAGGCAATTATGATCCGTACTGATTCTGGTAATATTTTACATACTGGAGATTGGAAATTTGATAATGATCCGATACTTGGAAAAAAAGTCGATGAGGAACTTTTAAAATCCTATGGTGATGAAGGTGTTTTAGCACTTGTTTGTGATTCAACTAATGTGTTTAATAAAGGAAGCTCAGGGTCTGAAGGTGATGTTAGAAAAAGTTTAATAGATATTATAGCAGGTTGTCCTCAAATGGTAGTAGTTTCAACATTTGCTTCTAATTTAGCGCGTCTTGATACAATAATGCATGCAGCAAGGCTTGCTGGTAGAAAAGTAGTATTAACAGGTAGAAGTTTATACCGTATGATCTTTGCAGCGCAAGAAAGCGGATATTTTAAAGATTTAGCTCCTCTAATTAGTGAACGTGATGTTAGCAGATTTAGAAGAAAAGAATTATTAGTAATCGCTACTGGTTGTCAAGGTGAGTCTATGGCTGCCACCGCAAAACTCGCTAGTAATTCTCATCCGTCTATAAAGCTTGCGCCTCAGGACACAATGATTTTTTCTGCAAAAATTATTCCTGGTAATGAAAAGAAAATATTCAGGCTATTTAATGTATTTGTTAAAGCTGGTGTAGAAGTAATGACCGAACGAGATCATTTTGTACATGTTTCAGGACATCCATCAATTGATGAGCTACAAAAAATGTACTCTCTAATTAGACCAAATATTTGTATACCCGTTCACGGCGAGCCTGTACATATTCATGAACATGTTAAACTTGCTAAGAAAAACGGTATAGAACATGCAATAGAGGTTGAAAATGGTAGTGTAGTGTTGCTTGAACCTAATAATGCAAAAGTAATTTCAAAGGTTGAAAATGGTTATTTAGCTGTAGATGGTAATTATTTACTACCAGTTGAATCTCCAATTTTCAAAATTAGAAGGCGTATGCGTGAATCAGGTATCGTGGTAGCATCGGTAGTAATTAACAAAAAAGGGCTACTTTCTGCGAATCCAATTCTGTCTATGCCTGGGCTGCTTGATCCCAAAGAGGATATTGCATTAGTTAATCTTATAAAAAACGACATTAAGGAACTGATTACTATTCAAAAGCAACGTGCTAAAAAAGTATTATCAGATGAACAAGTAATCGAATCAATAAAAAGCACAATTCGTAAAACATTAAAACAAGAAATTAATAAATCGCCTTTCATAATAGTTAATCTTGAGAAAACTCTGGAATAG
- a CDS encoding RDD family protein: protein MKKQIIYPDFITRIFSTALDLSLVAFIAIPISQFCFFNLLWLFFHDYFLSIKINIHNSNEMFNSIMSQEFYEYLKLGNFNKYILFNILIFATNILVICSYFITFWYYKGTTLSKMFLRMKIVDAVTLNRPTLKQLIKRFLAYITFPIGIFFILFSSKKQALHDRIAGTVVIKS, encoded by the coding sequence ATGAAAAAGCAAATTATTTATCCTGATTTTATAACACGAATTTTTTCTACAGCACTTGATTTATCATTAGTTGCTTTTATAGCGATCCCAATATCACAATTTTGTTTTTTTAATTTATTATGGTTGTTTTTTCATGATTATTTTCTTAGCATTAAGATTAATATTCATAATTCTAATGAAATGTTTAACTCAATTATGAGTCAGGAATTTTATGAATATCTTAAATTAGGAAATTTTAATAAGTATATTTTGTTTAATATTTTAATTTTTGCTACTAATATATTAGTAATATGCTCATATTTCATAACGTTTTGGTATTATAAAGGCACAACGCTTAGTAAAATGTTTTTACGTATGAAAATAGTAGATGCTGTTACATTAAATCGTCCTACTTTAAAGCAATTAATTAAAAGATTTTTAGCATACATTACTTTTCCTATCGGTATTTTTTTTATACTTTTTTCTTCTAAAAAACAAGCTCTGCATGATAGGATAGCTGGAACAGTTGTGATTAAATCTTAA
- a CDS encoding YqaA family protein, protein MNQFEAYSLLFVDSFVSNLIISFQNELIFHSMQMLVGYNRLIMLLVAICSSLSGNTVNYLFGKIVLNIFYASKNEQNILRHKNLTKLYYQYETFIIFLISFPFWGCFVSLFSGFFKTKFLKFLSIGCLAKACYYASKIYIF, encoded by the coding sequence ATGAATCAATTTGAAGCATATAGTTTATTATTCGTTGATAGTTTTGTCTCAAATCTTATTATCAGCTTCCAAAATGAATTAATATTTCATTCTATGCAAATGCTTGTAGGCTATAATAGATTAATAATGCTGCTAGTAGCTATTTGCTCTTCTCTTAGTGGTAATACAGTTAATTATCTTTTTGGGAAAATAGTTCTAAATATTTTTTATGCTTCTAAAAATGAACAAAATATCTTAAGACATAAAAATTTAACAAAATTATATTATCAATATGAAACGTTTATAATTTTTTTAATTTCTTTCCCATTTTGGGGATGCTTTGTTTCTTTATTTTCAGGTTTTTTTAAAACAAAATTTCTAAAATTTTTAAGTATTGGTTGTTTGGCCAAAGCATGCTATTATGCCTCAAAAATCTATATATTTTAA
- a CDS encoding glycosyltransferase — protein sequence MNTNSSISIVLTVYNREKLLPFAIESCLNQSFKDFELIIIDDCSKDNSALIAKKYAEQDPRIKIIINEHNKRLSASLNIAFKKANGKYFTWTSDDNLFHEGALAKMVKILDNAPEIGLVYTDYTLIDEKGNIGARLYQESPEFLPIRDCVGACFLYRADLAKQVGGYNENMALVDDYEYWLRLGLVTKFAHIPESLYFYRVHNQSLTTQRKVEAKIAKRTLKKLFKDKYIIPDEIKPINDLYNWFIEDRNFISCFRLLKIIIYNPIITISYIIKNLRRIR from the coding sequence ATGAATACTAACTCTTCAATCTCAATCGTTTTAACAGTTTATAATAGAGAAAAGCTATTACCATTTGCTATTGAAAGTTGCCTTAATCAAAGCTTTAAAGATTTTGAACTTATTATTATTGATGATTGTTCAAAAGATAATAGTGCTCTGATAGCTAAGAAATATGCAGAGCAGGACCCACGTATTAAGATAATAATAAATGAGCATAATAAAAGATTATCAGCAAGTTTGAATATTGCTTTTAAAAAGGCTAATGGGAAGTATTTTACTTGGACTTCAGATGATAATCTTTTCCATGAAGGGGCTTTAGCAAAAATGGTTAAGATACTTGATAATGCACCTGAGATAGGTCTTGTATATACTGATTATACTTTAATCGATGAGAAAGGTAATATAGGCGCAAGACTTTATCAAGAATCGCCTGAATTTTTACCCATTAGAGATTGCGTTGGTGCATGCTTTTTATATAGAGCTGATTTAGCAAAGCAGGTAGGTGGATATAACGAAAATATGGCATTGGTTGATGATTATGAATATTGGCTCCGTCTCGGACTGGTTACAAAATTTGCTCATATACCAGAATCTTTATATTTCTACCGGGTGCATAATCAAAGCTTAACCACACAACGTAAAGTAGAGGCAAAAATTGCTAAAAGAACTTTAAAAAAATTATTTAAAGATAAATATATTATTCCTGATGAGATTAAACCTATAAATGATTTATATAATTGGTTTATTGAAGATAGAAATTTCATTTCTTGTTTTAGACTATTAAAAATAATTATTTATAATCCGATAATTACTATTTCTTATATTATTAAAAATCTAAGAAGAATAAGGTAA
- a CDS encoding NAD kinase, with the protein MNINKIALIYNKNSKHLAIIEEIKKLYNYCKIEEAEVIIIIGGDGELLHNIHRYMHLNIPFYGLNLGSLGFLMNPLDTKKLLQNIYESTVSILHPLLMQVEDTSGQIYKALAINEVSIFRKTNQVAKFRIDVNGVERMSELVADGALVATPAGSSAYNLSAGGPILPLASNMLCLTPICSFRPRRWHGALLLSTDTIKFEILNITKRPVNATADFQEFNNITRVTVKSTKDKYIKLLFNKNHTLEDRIIKEQFGE; encoded by the coding sequence ATGAATATAAATAAAATAGCATTGATTTATAATAAAAATTCTAAACATTTAGCTATTATAGAAGAAATAAAAAAACTCTATAATTATTGTAAAATAGAAGAGGCGGAAGTAATTATCATAATAGGAGGTGATGGAGAATTACTACACAATATTCACCGTTATATGCATCTTAACATCCCTTTTTACGGCTTGAATCTAGGCAGTTTAGGATTTTTAATGAATCCTTTGGATACAAAAAAATTATTACAAAATATATATGAAAGTACAGTTTCTATCCTTCATCCTCTTCTTATGCAAGTTGAAGATACTAGTGGTCAAATATATAAGGCACTTGCTATTAATGAAGTATCAATATTCCGAAAAACTAATCAAGTGGCAAAGTTTAGAATAGACGTAAACGGAGTAGAAAGAATGAGTGAATTAGTAGCGGACGGAGCTTTAGTAGCAACACCTGCAGGAAGTAGTGCTTATAATTTATCTGCTGGAGGCCCTATTTTACCGCTTGCATCAAACATGTTATGTCTTACACCTATATGTTCATTTAGACCGCGCAGATGGCACGGAGCTTTACTTCTTTCAACTGATACTATTAAATTTGAAATATTGAATATAACTAAAAGACCTGTAAATGCCACTGCAGATTTTCAGGAATTTAATAATATCACACGTGTTACTGTTAAATCTACTAAAGATAAATATATTAAACTGTTATTTAATAAAAACCATACATTAGAAGATAGAATTATTAAAGAGCAATTCGGTGAATAA
- a CDS encoding NAD(P)H-dependent glycerol-3-phosphate dehydrogenase: MNKFKNIAVYGGGSFGTSLASLVARNCNNVTLFLRDEIILKEILYKKTNAQYLGDIELPTNLQATTNLSVIKDFELIIIAVPSYAFDDSIKLLKTYGISKEHTILVATKGLADNPTELFSDRLNTLLPDNPIGFLSGPNLAKELAKNLPASASIASLDIDIANKIAYNFSSKTFSTNTTIDIVTLQIAGALKNIFAIKSGIDLAREQGANSRATLIVGALKEITTLSKVLGGMQKNSDILLEAGVLGDLVLTCYSLGSRNTKFGYEFEISRDKKKFLCEYKELVEGREALKLVLDLIKKYNLHMPIVAEVASLILI, from the coding sequence ATGAACAAATTTAAGAATATTGCAGTTTATGGAGGAGGTAGTTTCGGCACTAGTCTTGCTTCTTTAGTAGCACGAAACTGTAATAATGTTACTTTATTTTTACGTGACGAGATAATTTTAAAAGAAATTTTATATAAAAAAACTAACGCACAATACTTAGGTGATATTGAATTACCTACTAATTTGCAAGCTACTACAAACTTAAGTGTAATCAAGGATTTTGAATTAATTATTATTGCAGTGCCATCTTATGCTTTTGATGATTCAATAAAATTATTGAAAACGTACGGCATCTCTAAAGAGCATACTATTCTAGTAGCGACAAAAGGCTTGGCTGATAATCCTACTGAATTATTTTCTGATAGACTTAACACTTTATTACCCGATAATCCTATAGGATTTTTATCTGGTCCAAATCTAGCAAAGGAACTTGCTAAAAATTTGCCTGCTTCGGCAAGTATTGCAAGTTTAGATATAGATATCGCAAATAAAATAGCTTATAACTTCAGTTCAAAAACTTTTTCAACAAATACGACCATAGATATTGTAACGTTACAAATTGCTGGAGCTTTAAAAAATATTTTTGCTATTAAAAGTGGAATTGATTTAGCAAGAGAGCAGGGAGCAAATTCAAGAGCAACGCTTATAGTAGGGGCCTTAAAAGAAATTACTACTTTATCTAAGGTTCTTGGAGGTATGCAAAAAAATTCTGATATTTTACTTGAAGCAGGAGTATTAGGCGATTTAGTACTTACTTGTTACTCTTTAGGTTCGCGTAATACAAAATTTGGTTATGAATTTGAAATTAGTAGGGATAAAAAGAAATTTTTATGCGAATATAAAGAATTAGTAGAAGGACGAGAAGCATTAAAATTAGTTTTGGATCTAATAAAAAAATATAATTTACACATGCCTATAGTTGCTGAAGTAGCTTCACTCATTTTAATTTGA
- the pcrA gene encoding DNA helicase PcrA, with product MKDKIQNQNFMHTLNAEQKKAALHTEGPLLLLAGAGTGKTKVLTSRIANIIHQNLALPHNILAVTFTNKAAKEMSERVHNLINCYGLNIGTFHSMAAKILRDQIENLNLGFNNRFTIISHDDQLTLVKDIVKLKKDIDAKKYTPKLIHIIISRWKDQGLLPNKLSTSDTNLPLQKIAKLVYEEYQKNLLISNVLDFGDLLLYNNELFIKNPAVLKYYQEKYRYILIDEYQDTNIAQYLWARMLASLYRNICCVGDDDQSIYGWRGAEVGNILRFEKDFAGATIIKLEQNYRSTLPILAAASNVINNNKNRHSKTLWTDSSSGEKIKIISCLSDKEEARYIACEIDKLVKEERYNAGNIAILVRAGFQTRSFEEAFINSAIPYKIIGGLRFYERMEIRDVLAYIRISLNQNDNLALERIINVPKRAIGAASLNKIRSYALERNISNFAAIKEILEIGNIKAKSYESLKDLLTKIDNWYEQFIIDTPINVVKAILDDSGYLAMLKEEKTEEAFGRIENINEMLRAIAEFNDIHDFIEYSSLVMENEVLETNYGGSVTIMTLHAAKGLEFDVVFLPGWEEGVFPSQRSLDEDGEKGLEEERRIAYVGITRAKKDLYITHAESRKIFYEIVRSCPSRFINEIPDEITIRTSSMKQYNSFYKF from the coding sequence ATGAAAGATAAAATACAAAATCAAAATTTCATGCATACATTAAATGCAGAACAGAAAAAAGCAGCACTTCACACTGAAGGTCCCCTTTTATTGCTAGCAGGCGCCGGAACTGGTAAAACAAAAGTTCTTACATCAAGAATAGCTAATATTATTCATCAAAATTTAGCCTTGCCTCATAATATTCTCGCCGTTACTTTTACTAATAAAGCCGCAAAAGAAATGTCTGAAAGGGTCCATAACTTAATTAATTGCTATGGTCTGAATATAGGTACTTTCCACTCAATGGCAGCTAAGATATTACGTGACCAAATCGAGAATTTAAATCTTGGTTTTAATAATAGATTTACTATAATTAGTCATGATGATCAATTAACTTTAGTTAAAGATATAGTAAAGCTAAAAAAGGATATTGATGCCAAAAAATATACACCTAAGTTAATACATATTATTATTTCAAGATGGAAAGATCAGGGATTATTACCAAATAAATTATCAACATCAGATACTAATTTACCACTACAGAAAATAGCAAAACTTGTATACGAAGAATATCAAAAAAATTTACTTATTTCTAATGTTTTAGACTTTGGAGATCTTTTACTTTATAACAATGAACTTTTTATTAAAAATCCTGCAGTACTAAAATATTACCAAGAAAAATATCGATATATTTTAATCGATGAATATCAAGATACTAACATTGCGCAATATTTATGGGCAAGAATGCTAGCAAGTTTATATAGGAATATTTGTTGTGTAGGCGATGATGATCAATCTATTTATGGTTGGCGCGGAGCAGAAGTCGGGAATATACTACGTTTTGAAAAAGATTTTGCAGGTGCAACGATTATTAAATTAGAACAGAATTATAGATCAACCTTGCCAATACTTGCTGCTGCTTCCAATGTTATCAATAATAATAAAAATCGTCACAGTAAAACGCTATGGACGGACAGCTCAAGTGGTGAAAAGATAAAAATTATTTCTTGTTTAAGTGATAAAGAAGAAGCAAGATATATAGCATGTGAAATAGATAAGTTAGTTAAAGAAGAAAGGTATAATGCTGGCAATATTGCAATATTAGTACGCGCGGGGTTTCAAACAAGAAGTTTTGAGGAAGCTTTTATAAATAGTGCTATACCTTATAAAATTATAGGCGGTTTACGATTCTATGAACGTATGGAAATAAGAGACGTACTTGCTTATATCCGTATATCTTTGAATCAAAATGACAATCTAGCACTTGAGCGTATTATCAATGTGCCAAAAAGAGCAATAGGTGCAGCTAGCCTAAATAAAATTAGATCTTATGCACTTGAACGCAATATTTCTAATTTTGCAGCAATTAAAGAAATACTAGAAATAGGTAATATTAAAGCAAAATCATATGAATCTCTAAAAGATTTACTTACTAAAATTGATAATTGGTATGAACAATTTATTATAGATACCCCAATAAACGTAGTTAAAGCAATACTTGATGATTCTGGTTATCTTGCAATGCTGAAAGAAGAAAAAACTGAAGAAGCATTTGGTAGAATTGAAAATATTAATGAGATGCTTAGAGCTATTGCAGAATTTAATGATATTCATGATTTTATCGAATATTCAAGCTTAGTTATGGAAAATGAAGTACTTGAAACTAATTACGGTGGATCTGTGACTATAATGACACTGCACGCAGCTAAGGGACTCGAATTTGATGTAGTATTTTTACCTGGATGGGAAGAAGGTGTATTTCCTTCTCAAAGATCTCTAGATGAAGATGGAGAAAAAGGCTTAGAAGAAGAACGACGTATCGCTTATGTTGGTATTACGAGAGCAAAAAAAGATCTTTATATTACTCACGCGGAAAGCAGAAAAATATTTTATGAAATAGTACGCTCTTGCCCTTCAAGGTTCATAAATGAAATTCCTGATGAAATTACGATTAGAACATCTTCTATGAAGCAATACAATTCTTTTTATAAGTTTTGA
- the trxB gene encoding thioredoxin-disulfide reductase, translating to MKITTKVLIIGSGPAGLSAAIYTARSALKPILINGMQPGGQLTMTTDVENYPGFAETIQGPWLMEQMSMQAKNVGTEIISDYVERVDLSKRPFEIFTGTGNEYEADSIIICTGAESKWLGIASEQEFRGFGVSSCAICDGFFFKNQEIVVVGGGNSALEEALYLTNHANKVTVVHRRNSFRAEKILQDRLFKNPKISVIWDHIIDEIVGSNKPKAVTGVKIQNVYTNEINLVNCSGVFIAIGHAPNTALFKGQIAIDDDNYIVTQSGSTRTNVEGVFAAGDVQDKIYRQAVTAAASGCMAALEVAKFLNK from the coding sequence ATGAAAATTACTACTAAAGTACTAATAATAGGTTCAGGACCTGCTGGCTTAAGTGCTGCTATTTATACAGCTAGATCAGCTCTAAAACCAATATTAATTAATGGCATGCAGCCAGGTGGGCAGCTTACAATGACAACCGATGTTGAGAATTATCCTGGATTTGCAGAAACTATACAAGGACCTTGGCTTATGGAACAGATGTCTATGCAAGCTAAAAATGTCGGTACAGAAATTATTAGTGATTATGTAGAAAGAGTAGATCTATCAAAGAGACCATTTGAAATATTTACGGGAACTGGTAATGAGTATGAAGCAGATAGTATAATTATTTGTACTGGTGCGGAATCAAAATGGCTTGGTATAGCTTCAGAACAAGAATTTCGTGGTTTTGGTGTTTCATCATGTGCTATTTGTGATGGTTTCTTTTTTAAGAATCAAGAAATCGTTGTAGTAGGTGGCGGGAATAGTGCATTAGAAGAAGCTTTATATTTAACCAATCATGCTAATAAAGTTACTGTAGTGCATAGAAGGAATAGTTTTAGAGCTGAAAAAATATTACAAGATCGATTATTTAAAAATCCTAAAATATCAGTAATTTGGGATCATATAATAGATGAGATTGTAGGTAGCAATAAACCAAAAGCTGTGACTGGTGTAAAAATTCAAAATGTTTATACTAACGAGATTAATTTAGTGAATTGTAGTGGTGTATTTATAGCTATCGGGCATGCACCAAATACTGCACTATTTAAAGGACAAATTGCAATAGATGATGATAATTATATCGTAACACAATCAGGGTCGACTAGAACTAATGTAGAAGGTGTTTTTGCTGCCGGTGACGTTCAGGATAAAATTTATAGACAAGCAGTCACTGCTGCAGCGAGCGGTTGTATGGCCGCTCTTGAGGTCGCGAAATTTCTAAATAAATAA
- a CDS encoding alpha/beta fold hydrolase, with translation MKINSIKIGPYINLLPLQYIPQHKISYVEFGDPKNKNIILCAHGLTRNAHDFDKIAKELCKNYRVISINYPGRSDSENFKKPHHYNYTTYIKDTLLFFKRLNIKNPIWLGTSMGGIIGMVLASKYKNIFKALILNDIGAFIDAAPLIKIGDHAKKIILLDDLASAKKHLKLIYAQIGIKNEEDWDYLTKYSVISTFGGKYKMNYDPAITKGMKNANNQEDVKLWSVWNKIKCRILVIHGMKSQILTKSTIQKMKKTNTFDLYEIKYAGHAPSLMNDEEINYIESWLEKSIDVL, from the coding sequence ATGAAAATTAATTCAATAAAAATTGGGCCCTATATTAATTTATTACCTCTTCAATATATACCGCAGCATAAAATTTCTTATGTAGAGTTTGGTGACCCTAAAAATAAAAATATAATATTATGTGCTCACGGTTTAACTAGAAACGCTCATGATTTTGATAAAATCGCTAAGGAGCTATGCAAAAATTATCGAGTAATTTCAATAAATTATCCTGGTCGCAGTGATAGTGAAAATTTTAAAAAACCCCATCATTATAATTATACGACTTATATTAAAGATACGTTACTTTTTTTTAAAAGGCTCAATATAAAGAATCCTATTTGGCTTGGTACTTCAATGGGTGGCATTATAGGTATGGTACTTGCAAGTAAATATAAAAATATTTTTAAAGCTTTAATATTAAATGATATAGGTGCGTTTATTGATGCTGCACCTTTAATTAAAATTGGAGATCATGCTAAAAAAATAATACTATTAGATGATTTAGCTAGTGCAAAAAAACATTTAAAACTTATTTATGCTCAAATAGGTATTAAAAATGAAGAAGATTGGGATTATTTAACAAAATATAGCGTTATTTCTACATTTGGCGGAAAATATAAAATGAATTATGATCCTGCTATAACAAAAGGGATGAAAAATGCTAATAACCAGGAAGATGTTAAACTATGGTCTGTATGGAATAAAATAAAATGTAGAATATTAGTAATTCATGGTATGAAATCTCAAATTTTAACAAAATCTACTATTCAAAAGATGAAAAAAACCAATACTTTTGATCTTTATGAAATAAAATATGCAGGTCATGCTCCTTCTTTAATGAATGATGAAGAAATTAATTATATTGAGTCTTGGTTAGAAAAAAGTATTGATGTGCTATAA
- a CDS encoding AEC family transporter: MIIFSIVFFKTVSVLLSVVIGFLAGKYSNVEKDSISSLLFYFISPIVFFTIPASTTLTLSALSVTVVTFVIATLLSLFSYYFFGKFWQDHTRNIIALSAGTANGGYFMLPIAAALFDDYTLSIYMMAVIGINIYECSVGFYICMRSFTNTTDSILKVIKLPILNAFFLGCLFSFCGFTLPDFLDDFIYNMKGSFSILGMVMVGLALSSLQKFEVDIKFTLATFAAKFLFYPLGVGLFIMFDHFVTKWYNNDYYNALKLLSTAPLAANTIVIANLQKFYPEKVAATVFLSLLFVVIYMPTMVSIFLSDLN; this comes from the coding sequence ATGATAATTTTTAGTATAGTTTTTTTTAAAACAGTTTCAGTATTATTAAGTGTAGTAATAGGATTTTTAGCAGGTAAATATTCCAATGTCGAAAAAGATAGTATCTCTTCATTACTATTTTACTTTATATCGCCTATAGTATTTTTTACAATACCTGCTAGTACAACCTTAACACTGTCTGCATTAAGCGTTACAGTCGTCACATTTGTAATTGCAACACTCTTGTCGCTTTTTTCTTATTATTTTTTTGGTAAATTTTGGCAGGATCATACACGTAATATTATAGCTTTGTCTGCAGGTACAGCAAATGGTGGATATTTTATGTTACCTATAGCTGCAGCACTTTTTGATGATTATACATTAAGTATTTACATGATGGCGGTGATAGGCATTAATATTTATGAATGTTCTGTTGGCTTTTATATTTGTATGCGCAGTTTTACTAATACTACCGATAGTATATTAAAAGTTATAAAATTACCAATTCTTAATGCTTTTTTCTTAGGATGTTTATTTAGTTTTTGTGGTTTTACTTTACCGGATTTTTTAGATGATTTCATATATAACATGAAAGGTTCTTTTTCGATACTTGGCATGGTGATGGTAGGTCTTGCTCTTTCATCTCTACAAAAATTTGAAGTCGATATAAAATTTACTCTTGCTACTTTTGCTGCTAAATTTCTATTCTATCCTCTAGGAGTAGGATTATTTATCATGTTTGATCATTTTGTAACAAAATGGTATAACAATGATTATTATAATGCATTAAAACTACTTTCTACAGCACCACTCGCTGCAAATACTATAGTTATAGCGAATTTACAGAAATTTTATCCTGAAAAGGTTGCAGCTACCGTGTTTTTATCTTTACTTTTTGTAGTGATATATATGCCGACAATGGTCAGCATCTTTTTAAGTGATTTAAATTAA